CGTGCCtcgtcccgccgccgcccggctaccgCGTGCCCGTGCCCTGGCCCGAGAGCCTCCATAAGGTTCGTGCTGTTGCCACTGGCCGTTCCACTAAAAATTAATTAACTGTTGTAATTGCAGGTTTCAGCTAGTGTCTTGGCAGAGTAATGCTTCTGTAGGACTTTTGCTTTGATTTGTTGTGTACCTTTGCTAGTGTACGACCAGCTTTTGCATCGCATGCTCTGAGTGGTTAATATTTGCATGGCTTTCTGAAATCTGAATCTATGCATTTTCGAAATGATGCAGTTATTAGAGTGGAAGTTACTGGATGATGTCTAGAGGTATTGAATGCCAGACTGGTTCTGAATTTGGGAAATACTAGTGATTAGGAAGATTTTTCACGGATATGATTTTCGGATTAGGAGGTGAAATGTGCGCTCGCATTTTTAGCTAACAGGTCTGATGGATAAGATAAGACTAAGCGAGCTACTAGGCACAAGTTTTGATGCCATCTGAGCTAGCATGACCAAGGACTTAAAAAAATCAAGTCTAGCTCTTGCACCTTTCAGCTATGTGTTTGTTACGTTGACCTTACCTGAGGAATGTACATTGGGACTGGGAATAACAAAACAGAGATAGTATATTGGTTTACTTCGTGTGTTGACAAGATGTAGATTAGTTCTATTCCTCTTACACCGAGATTTACCGCTTGTTTATTGTTCTCTATGCAGATATGGCATGATAACATGCCTTATGGCAAGATTGCTGAAAGAAAAGGTCATCAAGGGTGGATGAAGCAGGAAGGCTCATACTTCCTTTTTCCTGGTGGCGGAACTATGTTTCCTGATGGTGCCGAACAATATATTGAAAAACTTACCAAGTATGTTCCACTAAGAAGTGGTCTCCTGAGGACAGGTCTTGATATGGGTTGTGGGGTAATAATTTTTTCTTTAATACGGAGCTTCTGTGTTTTGTTTTCCAAGCAAAATGGCTACAACTTTTTTCCATCCTTTGTAGGTTGCTAGCTTTGGTGGGTTTCTGCTCAAAGAGAATATCACGGCACTTTCCTTCGCCCCAAGAGATTCACATAAGTCGCAAATACAATTTGCGCTGGAGAGAGGAATTCCTGCATTTCTTTTGATGTTGGGAACACGCCGCCTTCCATTTCCAGCACAGTCTTTTGATTTCGTCCATTGCTCCCGATGTTTGATACCTTTTACTGCCTACAGTAAGTAATGTTTTCTTCTGCATTCAACATGCACATCTGCCCTCCCTCTCTCTGACATGTACAAACTGGCAGATGGCAGTTATTTGATTGAAGTTGACCGTCTACTTAGACCGGGAGGATATCTGATTATATCCGGCCCCCCTGTGCAGTGGAAGAAGCAGGAGAAGGAATGGGGTGAACTTCAAGCAATGGCAGAGTCTTTGTGTTACAAGTTAATTACCGTAGACGGTAACACTGCCATTTGGAAGAAACCTAATCAGGCGTCATGTCTTCCTAACCAAAATGAATTTGGCCTTGATTTGTGTAGTACTGATGATGATCCAGACGAAGCATGGTAATAGTTTTCTGTCTTTTTTTTGTGTGTCCTTGCAAATTGTGTTTCTAGCTTTTCAGTACGCCAGAGCATTTTGTATATTTCTGTTTGATTGATTATAGGGTTTCTGTGTGCAGGTACTTCAAGTTGAAGAAATGCATTAGTAAAGTTTCTCTGTTGGAAGAAATAGCTGTCGGTTCCATTGATAAGTGGCCAAATAGACTGTCTAAACCTTCTGCTAGGGCCTCCTTTATGGATGATGGTGTAAACTTGTTTGAAGCAGATACACAGAAATGGGTTAAAAGAGTATCATATTACAAGAGATCACTTGGTGTCAAGCTAGGTACTGCACTCATACGTAATGTCATGGACATGAATGCTTTCTTTGGAGGATTTGCGGCTGCTGTAGCGTCTGATCCTGTGTGGGTAATGAATGTTGTTCCTGCTAAAAATCCGTTGACACTGGGAGTAATATATGACAGGGGCCTGATTGGAGTTTACCATGACTGGTAAGTATTCAATACTTAATTTGTTTAACTCATACAGTTACAGACAATTTCAGTACCTTGCTTGCCCATGTGCTTCTTTTTCCCTTGGTTAACTATTAACGACATTGCTAGCTTCTAAATTACAAACTGGATACCACGTCCAACATATGATTCCATGTCCATCTTACTTTCCAGCTGCCTGTTTGTGGTGATTTTGCAAACACTAGAAATTTcaagtttttaggttgttcatccaccttttccaagctaTCTACATATTTGTCAGCAAGTTTGCATATGATGCTGGGAAACTGCTTGGGCCTGCCACCTGCTCTAGCATTCATTGTGAACTGATTATCTTGGTATTGTTGATATAGAATTTTACATTTCAAACTTCATCTCTTCTAGTAGATCTCAAAACATTATCTGGCTACTGAAAAATAAAATTATATGGCTTTTATGTTGGTGCCTTGTTCAAGATTTAACTAGCAAGTTTTATATGATCAACATTTCACCTATCAAGTGAATGAATCGAGCCATTTACATGAATGGACTAATAATCGGTGTTCTTGCATGTTGTAGTTCTGAAATTGATTGTATGACTTTGGTTCCAGGTGTGAGCCTTTCTCAACATATCCTCGTACCTATG
This region of Triticum aestivum cultivar Chinese Spring chromosome 2D, IWGSC CS RefSeq v2.1, whole genome shotgun sequence genomic DNA includes:
- the LOC123054140 gene encoding probable pectin methyltransferase QUA3; protein product: MGLLSSLRPHRRGSSGGGAQWQWSFLDAVWAVFLVAVVVFLALVFTPRRGDTVAALTGAAVPPCAASEVDLLPCEDPRRSSRLSREMNYYRERHCPARGEAPACLVPPPPGYRVPVPWPESLHKIWHDNMPYGKIAERKGHQGWMKQEGSYFLFPGGGTMFPDGAEQYIEKLTKYVPLRSGLLRTGLDMGCGVASFGGFLLKENITALSFAPRDSHKSQIQFALERGIPAFLLMLGTRRLPFPAQSFDFVHCSRCLIPFTAYNGSYLIEVDRLLRPGGYLIISGPPVQWKKQEKEWGELQAMAESLCYKLITVDGNTAIWKKPNQASCLPNQNEFGLDLCSTDDDPDEAWYFKLKKCISKVSLLEEIAVGSIDKWPNRLSKPSARASFMDDGVNLFEADTQKWVKRVSYYKRSLGVKLGTALIRNVMDMNAFFGGFAAAVASDPVWVMNVVPAKNPLTLGVIYDRGLIGVYHDWCEPFSTYPRTYDLIHADGINSLISDPKSGKIRCDLFDVMLEMDRILRPEGTAVIRDSPDVINKAVQVAQSIRWTTQVHDSEPESGSAEKILIATKTFWKLPLTSG